The following proteins come from a genomic window of Beggiatoa alba B18LD:
- a CDS encoding phage/plasmid primase, P4 family: MNYQQWLIDNQLSIESDICTHALNWLNQQASADNHDTINALSCNTDDFIKLSVNGKTANSKAGYKATKTIQRNKPVLNVLYNHFKNGKSTYQSTTRVKELWEAFKLNKQPLQAENPITQTIPISTSKTTKSTVTSDLTKFDKLPVTGISEYLNRKQIAVKLPIELRFSNDKLGKYIALLVTDIEGNKRGLQRIYDNGDKRFSTGLKKRGGFIAIGDYTTAPNIAICEGFATGASIHLATGYAVLCALDAGNLGNVAINLKSWLTTRGKHAVNVVVCADNDINNSENVGLNKALNVCQNTGFKLAYPKSNSGTDFNDLHIESGLEAIKPYIDNATVENIATNLLLNDGELLAMGKSALVILAKSGFSLGYDKVLEKFRVYKSGKWEIVKDIAHLLIDWINAHTNGGEFSKSWLDGTLSVLSKNCIKDFSTQLNNHLIPFKNGVFNINTKTLLSHSPDYLLTWQIPHDYSASADCPKFKKFLFESVKHNDVVQVLRAYINAVIFGRSYLQRYLELIGAGGSGKSTFGDVVIGLIGIENHKSTSFHTLEEDKFEVAKLVDKRLAYFADQNSFAKSVEMFKRLTGKDTLPIRLMHKQDNPDCVFNGMVIVTGNEPIKTTDNSSGLHRRRILIRFDNQPVRNEHLRDELIAESSGIVNWVMELTSDEVKYLTSQNNASEIMQMQSMDNLKAVNPLAEFFADNTQNCVNAMVQVGVLNKQVVTTENELGERITYTKYLNQDIHLYPAYVVWCESTGRKPVAHNTFTNQAVDVLKNILKWEGVEKRKTNKGAQIHGVKLVMASDELYIKSDGLVTDKIVVGDELNENDGLSSNYYTRDNENVIYPEFSNSPIGVIPKSPSSPSLDNNQQVRPSLTITSHHLPVTRPIKLYPSDLKFWEKQTANLNHAEKVELASEYDKQYQSGYDNEESVLKKSNIGRQVANTWLRENVGKYRKV; the protein is encoded by the coding sequence ATGAATTATCAACAATGGTTAATTGACAACCAACTTTCTATAGAATCAGATATTTGTACTCACGCGCTTAACTGGTTAAATCAACAAGCAAGTGCAGATAATCACGATACAATCAACGCATTATCTTGTAACACTGATGATTTCATAAAGTTATCAGTCAACGGAAAAACCGCAAACAGTAAAGCGGGTTACAAAGCAACAAAAACCATACAGCGCAATAAACCCGTTTTAAACGTGCTTTATAACCATTTTAAAAATGGTAAATCTACATATCAAAGCACTACCCGCGTAAAAGAGTTATGGGAAGCGTTTAAACTCAATAAACAGCCTTTACAGGCTGAGAACCCCATTACACAAACCATTCCTATATCCACATCAAAAACCACTAAATCAACAGTTACCAGCGACTTAACAAAGTTTGATAAATTGCCTGTAACGGGTATTAGTGAGTATCTAAATCGTAAGCAGATAGCCGTTAAATTGCCTATAGAATTACGTTTTAGCAACGATAAGCTAGGCAAGTATATAGCCCTATTAGTAACTGATATTGAGGGTAATAAACGCGGTTTACAGCGTATTTATGACAATGGCGATAAACGCTTTAGTACAGGCTTAAAAAAGCGCGGTGGATTCATTGCCATTGGTGACTACACAACAGCCCCAAATATCGCTATTTGTGAGGGATTCGCAACGGGTGCAAGCATACACCTTGCGACGGGTTACGCTGTTTTGTGTGCTTTAGACGCGGGCAATCTTGGCAATGTTGCGATTAATTTAAAATCTTGGCTTACCACTAGAGGAAAACATGCTGTTAATGTTGTTGTTTGTGCAGACAATGACATTAATAATTCTGAGAATGTGGGATTAAATAAAGCCCTGAATGTCTGCCAAAATACGGGTTTTAAACTTGCCTATCCTAAATCTAATAGTGGTACAGATTTTAATGATTTACATATCGAGTCTGGTTTAGAAGCAATTAAGCCGTACATTGATAATGCAACGGTAGAGAACATTGCAACTAACTTGTTGCTAAACGACGGTGAATTATTGGCTATGGGTAAATCTGCACTGGTAATCCTAGCTAAATCTGGTTTTTCTTTAGGTTACGATAAGGTACTGGAAAAATTTAGAGTTTACAAAAGCGGTAAATGGGAAATAGTAAAAGATATAGCCCATTTATTAATTGACTGGATTAATGCACATACCAATGGGGGCGAATTCAGCAAGTCATGGTTAGACGGTACATTGTCTGTATTATCTAAGAACTGCATTAAAGACTTCTCTACACAACTCAATAATCATTTGATTCCCTTCAAAAATGGCGTTTTTAATATCAACACAAAAACGCTACTTTCTCATTCACCTGATTACTTGCTGACTTGGCAAATACCACATGATTATTCAGCAAGTGCAGATTGTCCAAAATTCAAAAAATTCCTATTTGAATCCGTTAAGCATAACGACGTGGTGCAAGTGCTACGTGCTTATATTAACGCGGTTATTTTTGGACGTTCTTATTTACAGCGTTATCTTGAACTAATTGGTGCGGGCGGTTCTGGAAAGTCGACATTTGGTGATGTGGTTATTGGATTAATTGGGATTGAAAATCATAAATCTACATCGTTTCATACACTTGAAGAAGATAAATTTGAGGTTGCCAAGTTAGTCGACAAGAGACTCGCTTATTTTGCAGACCAAAATTCTTTTGCTAAATCGGTAGAGATGTTTAAGCGTTTAACGGGTAAAGATACCTTACCAATCAGATTGATGCACAAACAGGATAATCCTGATTGCGTGTTTAATGGCATGGTTATCGTAACTGGTAATGAGCCGATTAAAACAACTGATAACTCGAGCGGATTACATCGACGGCGGATACTGATTCGTTTTGATAACCAACCTGTTAGAAATGAACATCTTAGAGACGAATTAATTGCCGAAAGTTCAGGCATTGTTAATTGGGTTATGGAATTAACCAGCGACGAGGTTAAGTATCTAACAAGCCAAAATAACGCAAGTGAAATCATGCAAATGCAAAGCATGGATAATTTAAAAGCAGTTAATCCATTAGCAGAATTTTTTGCTGATAACACACAAAATTGCGTTAATGCTATGGTGCAAGTTGGTGTTCTTAATAAACAAGTTGTTACGACTGAAAATGAACTAGGAGAACGCATCACTTACACCAAATATCTTAACCAAGATATTCATTTATACCCTGCTTACGTAGTGTGGTGTGAATCCACAGGCAGAAAACCCGTTGCACACAATACTTTCACCAATCAAGCTGTTGATGTTCTTAAGAATATTCTTAAGTGGGAAGGTGTCGAAAAACGTAAAACAAACAAGGGCGCACAAATTCATGGGGTTAAATTAGTGATGGCTAGTGACGAACTTTATATAAAAAGTGATGGTCTAGTGACGGATAAAATCGTTGTGGGTGATGAACTTAACGAAAATGACGGACTTTCTAGTAATTACTACACGCGAGATAATGAAAATGTAATCTATCCTGAATTTTCTAACTCTCCTATAGGAGTAATTCCAAAAAGTCCGTCAAGTCCGTCACTTGATAATAATCAACAGGTTAGACCGTCACTGACCATCACTAGCCATCACTTACCCGTCACACGTCCTATTAAACTTTACCCCTCAGATTTAAAATTCTGGGAAAAACAAACAGCTAATTTAAATCATGCTGAAAAAGTCGAGTTAGCCAGTGAGTACGATAAGCAGTATCAATCTGGCTATGACAATGAAGAAAGCGTGCTTAAAAAATCTAATATAGGACGGCAAGTTGCAAATACTTGGTTGCGCGAAAACGTAGGCAAGTATAGAAAAGTGTAA
- a CDS encoding type II toxin-antitoxin system Phd/YefM family antitoxin yields MQINATELKTRLGRYLTLSIKEPVFIEKSGNQHAVLISSDLYNKLIALEDKYWGELALQAENDEPFTGDAMAELLNIATEKGINLDNHKAVETYKNQNYAKHHK; encoded by the coding sequence ATGCAAATTAACGCAACTGAATTAAAAACACGATTAGGACGTTATCTTACTTTATCGATAAAAGAGCCTGTTTTTATTGAAAAAAGTGGCAATCAACATGCTGTGCTAATTTCATCAGACTTATACAACAAATTAATCGCCCTTGAAGATAAATATTGGGGTGAACTCGCTTTACAAGCTGAAAATGATGAACCTTTTACAGGTGATGCAATGGCAGAATTGCTGAATATCGCCACTGAAAAAGGAATAAACCTTGATAATCACAAGGCTGTTGAAACTTATAAAAATCAGAATTATGCCAAACACCATAAATAA
- a CDS encoding type II toxin-antitoxin system RelE family toxin, translating to MLKINFKTKKVIDSFRELPAKQYKQIVSAIFELALNPNQHDIKLLKGYEKYKLMRKDVGEYRIVFRHDESELMIVVIGKRNDDEVYKKLENSNI from the coding sequence ATGCTAAAAATAAACTTTAAAACAAAAAAAGTTATTGATTCATTTAGAGAATTACCCGCAAAACAATATAAGCAAATAGTAAGTGCTATCTTTGAGTTAGCTTTAAACCCTAATCAACATGACATTAAGCTATTGAAAGGCTATGAAAAATATAAGTTAATGCGTAAAGATGTAGGTGAATATCGCATTGTTTTTAGACATGATGAAAGTGAACTTATGATTGTTGTTATTGGAAAGCGTAATGATGACGAAGTTTACAAAAAGCTAGAAAACTCAAATATTTGA